The following is a genomic window from Palaeococcus ferrophilus DSM 13482.
TCAAGGTGGTTCCCGCCTATGATGCCGAAGTTGGGGTGTACAACGCCACGCTTGTCGTGAGGAGCTCAGCGGGGGAGAGCTTTGAGGAGCCCATTGAGGTTGAAATCACCGGCTCGTACCAGATGAGCCTTGACCTCAGCAACTACCTCGTCTCTGTGAAGGCCGGGGAGTCCAAGAGCATACCGATAACCGTGAGGAACGATGGGGATGCGCCCCTGACCAACGTCAGAATTGAAGTCCAGACTCCCGAGGGTTGGGAGGCGCAGGTGATGCCCGAGGGCGTCGCCAAGATAGAGCGCTATGATGCGGAGCGCTTCACCCTGACCCTGACTGTTCCTTCAACCGTGCCCGCAGGGGAGTACAGAATAACCCTGAAGGGCAAGGCAGACAAGACGGAAACGCAGACCGAGCTGAGTGTCAAGGTGCGCCAGAGTTCGAGCTCCGCCTACGTGGGACTCTTAATCCTAGTGGTGGCTTTCGGAGGGCTTATCCTCATGATGAGGCGCATAGGCAGGAGGTAGCCCCATGGCGCCCGAACTCAACATCGCCCTCAAGGAGTTCTACGTAGCTGTGAGGAGCAAGAGGTTCATAGGCCTCCTCCTCTTTTACGTTGTTTTAATCCTCCTCATCAACTACGCGGCAAGGGACGAGCTTCTAAACCTAGCGGGCAGCGTGAGCGTTGAGGACTTCGGCATGTACGGGGCGGAGGGGACGGTGGCGTTAACGCCGGTTTCCCTCTCGCTCATCGCCAACCTAACCATACTCAGCGTCTTTGGGGCGCTCATAGGGATATCCCTCGGGGCGGATACCATCAACCGTGAGGTGGAGGAGGGAACCATAAAAGTCCTCCTCAGCAGGCCCGTTTACAGGGACCAGGTGATAAACGGGAAGTTCATCGGCAACGGACTGGCGCTGGCGCTAATAAGCATGATCGGTTTTGTGGTGTCCATTGCCTACCTCCTAATAATCGGGGCCCCCGTTGACGGTCCATCCATAGTTAGGGCCCTTCTAGCCTCTCTCCACACACTCCTCTACATGCTCACTTTTCTGAGCCTCGGGGTTCTCCTCTCGACGCTCATAAGGAAGGTCGAAACGGCGATCCTCGTGGCCATAATCCTCGCAATATTCCTCACGACGATATATCCCGTCGTGGTCAACGTAACGGCGGACAAAATTGCCGGAGAAATGCCCTACTGCCCGCCGAGGGTCGAGAGAGTGGAAACCCCCACGGGGCCGCATGAGATAACTGTTTCCTCCTACGACTGTCCCGCCATGAGGGAGTGGGAGAACAAGAGAAAAATGTGGCAGAGGCGCCTCTACCTCCTCATGCCGGGCCACCACTACGCCCAGCTGATATTGAGCGCCTTCGCGGGGGACGAGGGGCTGCAGGATTACCTCCCCATAGGGGAGGCGTTCCCACTGGGCTTCAACAGCCTTGCAATATTGCTCGTGGAGCTTATATTCCCCTTTAGTGTGGCCTACGCTCGCTTCATGACGAGCGACCTTAGGGGGTGAAGGGCTCAGCCCTTTGCAACCCCCATCGGCCTCATTCTCGCCACTAGATTCGCTATCCCCGCCTCGTGGACGGTGTTGACGACGTTGTCCACGCTCTTGTAGGCTCCTGGAGCCTCCTCGGCAACGACACGCTTGCTCGCGGCCCTCACGTATATGCCGCGCGTGGCCAGTTCACGCTCTATCTTCTCGCCCCTCCATGCCCTGGTTGCGGCGTGCCTGCTCATGAGCCTTCCGGCGCCGTGGCACGTGCTTCCAAAGGTCTCCCTCATGGAGCCCTCCGCTCCCGCCAAAACGTAGCTGGCAGTGCCCATCGAACCCGGGATCAGAACGGGCTGGCCGACGTCGCGGTAGGCCCTCGGGACATCGGGGTGGCCGGCCGGGAAGGCCCTTGTGGCGCCCTTCCTGTGGACGACCACCTTTACCTTCCTTCCGTCCACCTCGTGCTCTTCAACTTTGGCTATGTTGTGGGCGACGTCGTAGACGATCCCCATCTCCATGTCTTCAGCCTTCCTCCTGAAGACCTCCTCGAAGCTCTCCCTTACCCAGTGGGTTATCATCTGCCTGTTGGCCCAGGCGAAGTTTGCAGCAGCTTTCATCGCGCTGAAATAGCGCTGCCCTTCCTCCGTCTGGAAGGGGACGCTGACCAGCTCCCTGTCAGGCCAAGGAACTCCGTACTTCCTGTTCGCCTTCTCCATTATCCTGAGGTAGTCGCTCGCGACCTGGTGGCCGAGGCCGCGAGAGCCAGTGTGAACCATCACGACGACCTGTCCCTCGTAGAGGCCGTAGGCTTTCGCTATCTTCTCGTCGAAGACCTTGTCAACCACCTGAACCTCAAGGAAGTGGTTTCCTGAGCCGAGGGAACCGAGCTGAGGAGCACCGCGCTGCTTCGCCTTCTGGCTTACGGCGTTGGGATCGGCGCCCTCCATCCTTCCGCCCTCTTCGAGGTGCTCTAAATCCTCTTTCCAGCCGTAGCCGTTGTCTACCGCCCACTTGGCACCATCGGCGAGAACGTCGTCCAGCTGCGTCCAGTGGAGCCTCACGCGGCCCTTGCTACCCAGACCGGAGGGCACGTTCTTGAAGAGCGTGTCCACGAGCTGCTTGATGCGAGGCCTTACTTCCCTCTCGGTGAGGTTGGTTCTGATGAGCCTGACGCCGCAGTTGTGGACGACGACGCCGTTGGCTATGAAGTTGTGGGCTTTGTGATAGACGCCGATGTCGTAGAACCTGTCGTACTCTGGCCTAACGTGCTCCACTTTGACAACTTTTTCTGCGACAAAGCCGCCCTCGTAGCCCCTCTCTTTGGCGAACTCCTCGAAGGTCGGGAAGTCCTTTGGAACCCTCGGCTCTCTGTCCCCCTCGTAGATCGTCCTCTCGACGAAGCGCCTGTTCACCCTGCCCTTTACGGCCCCGTAGGCCTTGCCTATACTCCCGGTCTCAGCGTAAACCTTTCTGGCGGTCTCCATCGCCCGCTTTCTCTCATCCTTCACGCGCTCCTTGAACTTCAGGTAGGCGTAGGCAATAAGCCCCTTCGCCTTCTTCTCAATGTCGTACTCGTAGTTGACCTTACCCAGGAAGTTCCTGATGCTCTCCTCTCCAACGAGGGCCAGGCGGTAGGTAACGCCCTTCTTCGACTTTACCTTGTACACTGTGCTCTTAATTCCAAACTCTTCGAGGAGCCTGGCAACGTCGTTCATGAACTCCAGCAGGCTCTCTTCAAGCGGCTCATCCCTGGACTGAGTCAGGTTTACCGGGAGCGGCGTCACTCCCTTGAACTCCACGATGCTCCCGTCCGCCGCGAAGAGCCCAGCCAAGAAGTTCCTCTTGACCCAGAGAGGTGCACCCATTATCCATTCAGGGACGCGGTAGCTCTCCTTTGTCTTGTCCCCGCGCGGCATTCCAAGCTTCTCAAGCAGGAGGGCAAAGCTTCTGGATGCAACCCTCAGTTCCGCCGAAACGCTCTTGCCGCTGTATTGTCCGCTCACGGTCTCTATTCTGTAGTCCCTCTCGCGGACGTAGAGGCTGGCTCTGATGCCAAGGCTCTCAAGGTCTTTCTTAAGCTCCCTCAGCGTTTCTTCCTTTCCGTAGAAGCTCAGGGTGAGCCTTCCACCCATCTCGCCAAGATGACCATCGCCCAGGGCAAAGCCGAGTATCCTCGCGATTGTTCCAATCTTCGGGTCGTCCCACTGAAGCGGAATAAGGTTCCTCTCGCGGAGGAACTTTACCACCTGAGGGTCCTCGTCTTCGAAGGCGCTCTCATCAAGTAGGATGCCTTTCTTCTCCCCGTAGGGGACGCCCTCGAATGGATAAACCAGGACGTAATCACCCTCCCTTATGTTTCCAAGGTAGACGTAGCCCTCCGGGGTTAGAACCGGATGATCCTCACTTCCCTCAACTATAGTCCCGGTTTCCGTGACTATCCTAACGGCCTTCTCACCCTCTTCAACTTCCCTCTCGGCCACAAAAGCTATCCGTGAGAAGTCGTTGTGTCCCTCATCCGTGTTGTAGATCCTAAGCCCCTGGAGCTTGAACTTCTGGGGCATCTCCTCAACTTTCAGCCAGTATCCGTGCTCCGTGAGGACTTTGGTGCCCGGGGCAAGGCAGTTGATGTCGTAGCCCACCCCTCCGGGGCTTATTACGCCCTCCTTTGCGTCAAAGGCGGCCACACCGCCGATTGGGAAGCCGTAGCCCTGATGTCCGTCCGGCATTACGATGGAGTACTTGTAAATGCCCGGGAGCATCGCGACGTTGGCCGCCTGCTCCAGCGTCCTGTCCTTCCTCATCTTCTCGATGAGCTGGTCATCGGCGTAGACCCTTCCGAGGACGCGCATCCTCTTATCGAACTTCGGTATCTCCCACCTTATTTTGTCTATCCTCTTCAGCGGAACCATACCCTCACCCCCTTCTTAGGTCACCCTAAAATTATTTTAAACTTTCGAGGGGTTCAGCCGTCTGTCCTTTGGGACGTAGTTCTTCACAACGCCGTTGACGGCCTTGCCCCCACCCAGCCAGTAGGGGCCGTGGTGGAGAATCACCCATGCGTTGCCCTCGAACTCCACGCTGATGTCCTCCCCTGAAAGCCAGCGCTTCGTGTCCTTCCAGGAAATTTCTATAACGTTCTTCGTCGCCTTTGGTCCCACCAGAAAGCTCCCCTCAATCGTGAGCCTTATGCCGTCGCTCTCAACCTTGCCGAAGTACACACCCCCCTCCCCTTTAACCTCCCCCGGGCAACTCCCTTGGACGTAAACCTTTCGCTTGCCCTTAAATATGAACCCCACATCGGGCGCGTAGCCGTAGCCCTCTATCAGGAGCCTCCTCACGTCCTCAGGAGTCATGGCCATCACCCGGCTTAACTATCTTTGCTATGAAGAACGCCTCCGTATCGTTGTCCTGGGGGTGGATGCGCAGGGCCTTTTTAATCTCTCCAGAGTAGCTCTTCCCCTCCCATTCGAGCACAGGCTCGGTGCCCTTCACGGGCAGGTCTATCCTCTCCAATCTCGCGTCCGTCTTCCGGAGGAGGTAATCAACAACCCCCTCGTTTTCGAGGGGGTCTATCGTACAGGTAGAGTAGACGAGCACCCCACCGGGCTTGAGGGCCCTGTAGGCGGCCCTTATGAGCTTCTTCTGGATGTTCGAGTATGT
Proteins encoded in this region:
- a CDS encoding ABC transporter permease, which codes for MAPELNIALKEFYVAVRSKRFIGLLLFYVVLILLINYAARDELLNLAGSVSVEDFGMYGAEGTVALTPVSLSLIANLTILSVFGALIGISLGADTINREVEEGTIKVLLSRPVYRDQVINGKFIGNGLALALISMIGFVVSIAYLLIIGAPVDGPSIVRALLASLHTLLYMLTFLSLGVLLSTLIRKVETAILVAIILAIFLTTIYPVVVNVTADKIAGEMPYCPPRVERVETPTGPHEITVSSYDCPAMREWENKRKMWQRRLYLLMPGHHYAQLILSAFAGDEGLQDYLPIGEAFPLGFNSLAILLVELIFPFSVAYARFMTSDLRG
- a CDS encoding intein-containing RctB family protein yields the protein MVPLKRIDKIRWEIPKFDKRMRVLGRVYADDQLIEKMRKDRTLEQAANVAMLPGIYKYSIVMPDGHQGYGFPIGGVAAFDAKEGVISPGGVGYDINCLAPGTKVLTEHGYWLKVEEMPQKFKLQGLRIYNTDEGHNDFSRIAFVAEREVEEGEKAVRIVTETGTIVEGSEDHPVLTPEGYVYLGNIREGDYVLVYPFEGVPYGEKKGILLDESAFEDEDPQVVKFLRERNLIPLQWDDPKIGTIARILGFALGDGHLGEMGGRLTLSFYGKEETLRELKKDLESLGIRASLYVRERDYRIETVSGQYSGKSVSAELRVASRSFALLLEKLGMPRGDKTKESYRVPEWIMGAPLWVKRNFLAGLFAADGSIVEFKGVTPLPVNLTQSRDEPLEESLLEFMNDVARLLEEFGIKSTVYKVKSKKGVTYRLALVGEESIRNFLGKVNYEYDIEKKAKGLIAYAYLKFKERVKDERKRAMETARKVYAETGSIGKAYGAVKGRVNRRFVERTIYEGDREPRVPKDFPTFEEFAKERGYEGGFVAEKVVKVEHVRPEYDRFYDIGVYHKAHNFIANGVVVHNCGVRLIRTNLTEREVRPRIKQLVDTLFKNVPSGLGSKGRVRLHWTQLDDVLADGAKWAVDNGYGWKEDLEHLEEGGRMEGADPNAVSQKAKQRGAPQLGSLGSGNHFLEVQVVDKVFDEKIAKAYGLYEGQVVVMVHTGSRGLGHQVASDYLRIMEKANRKYGVPWPDRELVSVPFQTEEGQRYFSAMKAAANFAWANRQMITHWVRESFEEVFRRKAEDMEMGIVYDVAHNIAKVEEHEVDGRKVKVVVHRKGATRAFPAGHPDVPRAYRDVGQPVLIPGSMGTASYVLAGAEGSMRETFGSTCHGAGRLMSRHAATRAWRGEKIERELATRGIYVRAASKRVVAEEAPGAYKSVDNVVNTVHEAGIANLVARMRPMGVAKG
- a CDS encoding methyltransferase RsmF C-terminal domain-like protein gives rise to the protein MAMTPEDVRRLLIEGYGYAPDVGFIFKGKRKVYVQGSCPGEVKGEGGVYFGKVESDGIRLTIEGSFLVGPKATKNVIEISWKDTKRWLSGEDISVEFEGNAWVILHHGPYWLGGGKAVNGVVKNYVPKDRRLNPSKV